A single window of Xylocopilactobacillus apicola DNA harbors:
- a CDS encoding aminoglycoside phosphotransferase family protein, whose translation MERYYKINYQRKIDRLIDGTCKPIKHFSLNQLFVGFSNRYRCHVFVKVFAPHQRAKMNAELQVNKQLNNRVLDIFNDEQPILIMKDLAPADLIPPITRELATKMGEMLRKFHHAVQPFTQITSFRANFTRSGFEELSGRFIQKQAIIDADLSHQVVLHGDVGLRNYKLVAGKITLIDFERAQLGIAQRDFVKLFYQDFAGQTELIEAFLKGYGEFNSIDPETWLFLVFDTALGIKDYVTKVDDPEFAAIAEQMLEDVTQQKRGCDISYKNRSSTRL comes from the coding sequence TTGGAGCGCTATTATAAAATTAATTACCAAAGAAAAATCGATCGTCTTATTGACGGAACTTGTAAACCAATCAAACATTTTTCGCTAAATCAACTTTTTGTTGGATTCAGCAATCGTTATCGATGTCACGTATTCGTCAAGGTATTTGCTCCTCACCAAAGAGCTAAGATGAATGCTGAGCTGCAGGTGAACAAGCAATTGAATAATCGTGTCCTTGATATATTTAACGATGAACAGCCGATTTTAATTATGAAGGACTTAGCGCCTGCTGATCTAATCCCCCCAATTACTCGTGAGTTAGCGACCAAAATGGGGGAAATGCTAAGAAAGTTTCATCACGCTGTCCAGCCCTTTACTCAAATTACGAGTTTTCGGGCTAATTTTACTCGTTCAGGATTCGAAGAGCTAAGTGGGAGATTTATTCAAAAACAAGCTATTATAGATGCTGATTTGAGCCATCAAGTCGTTCTTCATGGTGATGTAGGTTTGAGAAATTATAAACTAGTTGCAGGGAAAATTACTTTAATTGACTTTGAGCGTGCTCAATTAGGGATCGCCCAGCGTGATTTTGTTAAACTTTTCTATCAAGATTTTGCTGGCCAAACAGAACTTATTGAAGCTTTCTTAAAAGGGTACGGTGAGTTTAATTCGATTGATCCAGAGACGTGGCTTTTTTTGGTTTTCGATACCGCGCTTGGGATTAAAGATTACGTCACAAAAGTTGATGATCCTGAATTTGCAGCTATAGCAGAGCAAATGTTGGAAGATGTAACGCAACAAAAAAGAGGCTGTGACATAAGTTACAAAAATCGGTCATCCACGCGATTATAA
- the serS gene encoding serine--tRNA ligase → MLDIKVIREKPDWVKDKLKWRGVKPEEIDELLSIDAKRREMLVKTETLKAKRNEVSEQIAQKKRNRENSDEQIGQMRSVGAEIKELDEQLAEVNEKFNYRIVRLPNIPADDVPMSMNEEDAEEVRTWHEKTKLPFKPKAHFEIGEELGLLDFQRAAKVAGSRFVYYYGKGAELERALINFMLDEHHKEGYKEMQVPYLVNDESMFGTGQFPKFTEDTYTITNEDSDLTLIPTAEVPLTNYYRGEILPAEKLPIYVTAFSPSFRSEAGSAGRDTRGLIRMHQFHKVEMVKYVLPENSWEELEKMTHDAENILQKLNLPYRVIKLAAGDASFTSAKTYDLEVWMPAQDTYREVSSCSNCTDFQARRAQIRYRTEDGSVKLVHTLNGSGLAVGRIVAAILENFQNADGSVNVPEVLVPYFHNQTKIEADPDFIKP, encoded by the coding sequence TTGCTCGATATTAAAGTGATTAGGGAGAAACCCGATTGGGTCAAAGATAAGTTAAAATGGCGGGGCGTTAAGCCTGAGGAAATCGACGAACTTCTATCAATTGACGCCAAACGTCGCGAGATGCTGGTTAAGACGGAGACGCTCAAAGCCAAGCGTAATGAAGTAAGTGAACAGATTGCGCAAAAGAAACGAAACCGCGAGAATTCTGATGAGCAGATTGGCCAGATGCGTTCAGTAGGTGCTGAGATTAAAGAACTAGATGAACAATTAGCAGAAGTTAACGAAAAATTTAACTATCGAATTGTGCGGTTGCCTAACATTCCCGCTGATGATGTGCCGATGAGCATGAACGAAGAAGACGCAGAGGAAGTTCGTACGTGGCACGAAAAAACAAAACTTCCATTTAAGCCAAAAGCACATTTTGAAATTGGTGAGGAGCTTGGACTGCTTGATTTTCAGCGTGCAGCAAAAGTTGCGGGCTCTCGTTTTGTCTATTATTACGGCAAAGGAGCTGAGTTGGAACGGGCGCTAATTAACTTTATGTTAGATGAGCATCATAAAGAAGGTTACAAAGAAATGCAAGTTCCTTATTTAGTGAATGACGAATCAATGTTTGGAACGGGACAATTTCCGAAGTTTACCGAAGATACTTATACGATTACCAATGAAGATAGCGACCTTACTTTGATTCCAACGGCGGAAGTTCCTCTAACTAACTACTATCGCGGAGAAATTTTGCCAGCAGAGAAGCTGCCGATTTATGTGACTGCTTTTAGTCCTTCTTTTCGTTCGGAGGCAGGAAGTGCAGGTCGTGATACCCGTGGCTTAATCCGGATGCACCAATTCCATAAAGTTGAAATGGTGAAATATGTTTTGCCCGAGAATTCTTGGGAGGAACTAGAGAAGATGACCCACGATGCTGAGAATATTTTGCAGAAATTAAATCTTCCTTATCGGGTCATCAAATTAGCAGCAGGAGATGCTAGTTTTACTTCGGCGAAGACTTACGATTTAGAAGTTTGGATGCCAGCCCAAGATACTTATCGCGAGGTCTCTAGCTGCTCCAACTGTACAGACTTCCAGGCGCGCCGTGCCCAGATTCGCTACCGCACAGAAGATGGGTCAGTTAAACTAGTTCATACATTAAATGGCTCAGGTCTAGCAGTTGGTCGAATTGTGGCAGCAATTTTGGAGAATTTCCAAAACGCTGATGGCTCAGTTAACGTGCCAGAAGTCTTGGTTCCCTACTTCCATAATCAGACGAAGATCGAGGCAGATCCTGACTTTATTAAACCTTAA
- a CDS encoding M55 family metallopeptidase gives MKIYISTDIEGLAGIVDWNMESQDTADFRKLYNEQVGWVLKGIKESKNNAAVYEIVISDSHARGNNLNYNYLSEIDDRVSLINGYPREDYMMSCFDSSFDQVFFVGYHSGIGKQGGNMDHGYSARSAYKLWINGQYQNETTINAAYAAEVGVPVTLIVGDSSLREQLVDDKMFSTAKFVETKKSLARYAALSYPKKKIYSDTINAVKEVLDNPAPYSKLQEVKPPYTLKIQVYNTAQADAISQLQEVKRLDGRTIEVECKSMKKLMNEIIAIVTIGGVQA, from the coding sequence ATGAAAATATATATTTCGACTGATATTGAAGGCTTGGCGGGCATTGTTGATTGGAACATGGAAAGTCAAGATACCGCTGATTTTAGAAAATTATATAACGAGCAAGTGGGCTGGGTTTTAAAAGGCATCAAAGAGTCCAAGAACAATGCGGCAGTGTATGAAATTGTAATTTCTGACTCGCATGCCAGAGGGAATAATTTAAATTACAATTATCTTTCAGAAATTGACGATCGAGTGTCTTTGATCAATGGTTATCCGCGCGAGGATTATATGATGAGTTGTTTCGACTCATCGTTCGACCAAGTATTTTTCGTCGGTTACCATTCTGGAATTGGTAAACAAGGCGGCAATATGGATCATGGCTATAGTGCGCGCTCTGCTTACAAGCTTTGGATTAACGGCCAGTATCAAAATGAAACGACCATTAATGCCGCTTACGCCGCAGAAGTAGGCGTGCCAGTCACTTTAATAGTCGGTGATTCTTCTTTGAGAGAACAGTTGGTAGATGATAAGATGTTTTCGACGGCGAAATTTGTTGAAACCAAGAAATCTTTGGCCCGTTATGCTGCTCTTAGTTATCCGAAGAAGAAAATTTATTCTGACACGATCAATGCAGTTAAAGAAGTGCTGGATAATCCAGCACCGTATTCGAAGCTGCAGGAAGTTAAGCCGCCATATACTTTAAAAATTCAGGTCTACAACACTGCGCAAGCTGATGCAATTTCGCAGTTACAAGAAGTTAAACGCCTAGATGGACGAACAATTGAAGTAGAATGTAAGTCGATGAAGAAATTAATGAATGAAATTATCGCCATAGTTACCATTGGTGGCGTTCAAGCATAG
- a CDS encoding leucine-rich repeat protein, whose translation MKNRKILVVSSTIIFSILLVFALLHGFTSYAGNQPESSHGEQISPSGLLKTGQEQFTFDNFDNINFTCRVVKYNGTDPEVTIPDTVTQGGNTYKVTTTGDVFSANPTIQTITTGQYMISVGVGTDGYFAANCPNLKTVNLNEGLTTIRDYSLQNNPKLENINFPSTLTYIGTYAFSNDPALTTLNFPANLQGIGKGAFQSCTGLTTINFPSNSKLNMIEYATFAYCYQLQGTLEIPASVTQIGREAFYSAFQRANSQLVFAPGSALTYIGESAFAYASYLGGNLLIPKNVTEISTSAFGGAFQNGGPTTLTFEANSTLQTIGDQAFWSANRLAGIVNIPPSVTSIGTSAFSSCFQDSPSQIIFAPGSALTTIGSSAFAYCNRLEGDLLIPKNVTSIGDNAFSLAFQSAGDATLTFEAPSQIKTIGMSAFSEAKKLKGDLILPEGLLTIGQQAFMSTSFTSVKFPTTLAEIPVNGFSYTYKMQTVEIPGSVKKIGANAFYSSTLKNLTLNPGLEVIGPLAFAFTRFPEVIIPSTVTEIGHQAFWAGKLEKVVIPSAAKLGDLNYLYDAFSWNSIWSIEMDPVNAPIGIGNQTFNGQSIYKHFVYQSDIPVDDLFNVHVDGTDQAKRLRFSNLTNGVTYSNGSFHIPASVSRFTFNFDGYITSAGQEDKPYNGIYTVDFGNSRIRVRDLIVIQGSTWQPIDNFISAVDAAGNDLPFSALTVNPTSVNTNVIGTYPVTYSHLNDSAVANVIVTKSTTPTSTVKVNYYLLDQNGNRTTTPVPGAPNTSNINGFVGLNWNFVADHQIHDVSGDYELVGSSDPAGNYTVGLDAQNGTFEEDTGVNPQINFYYALKTALFFNGMPDLDFGKMHNNGSTNALANGPKSLKFHVGSAAAHSQISAQMSKFKPVGHGGPDVVGTMTINASGNMVVPDGYIETPVKPLFSSTQLQFSSTDGAATVLFDNLTSANQGNWAVNLASSNTKLTIPRLGSAGKYQAKMTWTIVNDQP comes from the coding sequence ATGAAAAATAGAAAAATATTAGTAGTTTCTTCAACTATAATTTTTAGTATTTTATTAGTATTTGCCCTGCTACATGGATTTACCAGCTATGCGGGCAATCAGCCTGAAAGCTCTCATGGAGAACAAATTTCGCCGTCAGGCCTTTTAAAGACAGGTCAGGAGCAATTCACTTTTGATAATTTTGATAATATAAATTTTACTTGTCGGGTCGTAAAATATAATGGAACTGACCCAGAGGTAACAATTCCGGATACGGTAACTCAGGGGGGTAATACCTATAAAGTAACGACTACCGGAGATGTTTTTAGTGCAAATCCCACAATTCAAACGATTACTACTGGTCAGTATATGATCTCAGTTGGAGTTGGAACAGATGGTTATTTTGCTGCCAATTGTCCCAATTTGAAAACAGTGAACCTAAATGAGGGATTGACTACGATACGGGACTATTCACTTCAGAATAATCCTAAACTGGAAAATATTAACTTTCCCAGCACTTTAACATATATTGGAACCTATGCGTTCTCTAATGATCCAGCTTTAACTACTCTTAATTTTCCAGCTAATTTACAAGGTATCGGAAAAGGTGCATTTCAAAGCTGTACAGGTCTTACGACGATAAATTTTCCCAGTAACTCTAAACTAAACATGATCGAGTATGCTACGTTTGCCTATTGTTATCAGCTGCAGGGGACGCTCGAAATTCCGGCTAGTGTTACGCAGATTGGAAGAGAAGCTTTTTATTCGGCTTTTCAAAGAGCAAATAGCCAGCTAGTATTTGCCCCAGGCTCAGCGTTGACATACATTGGCGAATCAGCATTTGCCTATGCAAGTTACTTGGGAGGAAATTTACTCATTCCAAAAAATGTGACTGAAATTTCTACCAGTGCCTTTGGGGGAGCATTTCAAAATGGTGGACCTACAACCTTAACTTTTGAAGCAAATTCAACTCTTCAAACTATTGGCGATCAGGCCTTTTGGAGTGCAAATCGCTTAGCTGGCATTGTGAATATTCCTCCAAGCGTCACAAGTATTGGTACCAGTGCTTTTAGTTCATGTTTTCAAGATAGTCCAAGTCAAATCATCTTTGCCCCAGGTTCAGCGTTAACAACTATTGGCAGCTCAGCATTTGCTTATTGTAATCGTTTAGAAGGAGATCTTCTTATTCCGAAAAATGTGACTTCAATTGGGGATAACGCCTTTTCATTGGCATTTCAAAGTGCGGGAGATGCGACTTTGACCTTTGAGGCACCTTCTCAGATCAAAACGATTGGAATGAGCGCTTTTAGCGAAGCTAAAAAGTTGAAGGGAGATTTAATTCTGCCGGAAGGCTTACTAACTATTGGACAGCAAGCATTTATGTCGACGAGTTTTACGAGTGTAAAGTTTCCAACGACTTTAGCAGAAATTCCTGTAAATGGTTTTTCTTATACATACAAGATGCAAACTGTCGAAATTCCCGGTTCAGTGAAGAAAATTGGTGCCAACGCTTTCTATAGTTCGACGTTAAAAAATCTTACGCTCAATCCTGGTTTAGAAGTAATTGGACCGTTGGCGTTTGCTTTTACTCGTTTTCCAGAGGTGATAATTCCTTCAACAGTGACTGAAATCGGACATCAAGCTTTTTGGGCAGGGAAGCTCGAAAAAGTTGTGATTCCAAGCGCAGCTAAATTAGGTGATCTGAACTATCTTTATGATGCATTTTCTTGGAATAGTATTTGGAGCATTGAAATGGATCCAGTAAATGCGCCGATTGGCATTGGAAATCAAACTTTTAACGGTCAGAGTATTTATAAGCATTTTGTTTATCAATCCGATATCCCGGTCGATGATTTGTTTAATGTTCACGTTGATGGGACTGATCAAGCTAAACGCCTGCGTTTTTCTAATTTGACGAATGGTGTAACTTATTCAAACGGGAGTTTTCATATTCCAGCCTCGGTAAGTCGGTTTACTTTCAACTTTGATGGGTATATCACTTCCGCTGGTCAAGAGGACAAGCCATATAACGGGATTTACACGGTCGATTTCGGCAATAGTCGGATTCGGGTGCGGGACTTAATTGTGATTCAGGGCTCTACTTGGCAGCCGATTGATAACTTCATTAGTGCCGTTGATGCCGCTGGTAACGATCTTCCTTTTTCAGCGCTAACGGTAAATCCAACAAGTGTTAACACCAACGTAATTGGGACCTATCCGGTGACTTACAGTCATTTAAACGATAGCGCAGTAGCAAATGTGATTGTCACCAAAAGTACGACGCCAACATCGACTGTCAAGGTGAATTATTATCTGCTTGATCAAAACGGAAATCGAACTACCACGCCGGTTCCAGGGGCGCCCAACACTTCGAATATTAACGGTTTTGTCGGGTTAAACTGGAATTTTGTCGCTGATCATCAGATTCATGACGTTAGTGGCGATTATGAGCTAGTCGGATCAAGCGACCCGGCTGGGAACTATACAGTTGGACTTGATGCCCAAAACGGGACTTTTGAAGAGGACACGGGAGTTAACCCGCAAATTAATTTTTATTACGCTCTAAAAACGGCGCTCTTCTTTAACGGGATGCCTGATTTAGATTTTGGTAAAATGCACAATAATGGTTCTACGAACGCTTTAGCTAATGGTCCTAAATCATTGAAATTTCACGTCGGAAGCGCGGCAGCGCACTCGCAAATAAGTGCGCAAATGTCTAAGTTTAAGCCAGTGGGTCATGGGGGGCCGGATGTAGTTGGAACGATGACTATTAACGCCAGCGGTAATATGGTCGTTCCGGACGGATACATTGAGACGCCAGTTAAACCACTATTTAGCAGTACTCAGTTGCAATTTTCCTCAACCGATGGCGCGGCGACAGTTTTGTTTGATAATTTAACCAGCGCTAATCAAGGAAATTGGGCGGTTAATTTAGCGAGCAGCAATACAAAACTGACAATTCCTCGTCTCGGAAGTGCTGGAAAATATCAAGCGAAGATGACTTGGACGATTGTGAACGATCAGCCTTAA
- a CDS encoding peptide ABC transporter substrate-binding protein, translated as MNKKLLVTLTVFTSLMFTSCSSNSKESSQPTKDSITLMQNGELQSLDVSEHADLITWNMLENTMEGLYKSGKNHQPEPAIATKVVQPTDNATVYTFPLRKDALWSNGDPVTAQDFVAAWRRSVSPTAKSGYNYIFSGIENADAITTGQKKVEELGVKALDSHTLQVKLEHPMPYFNKMMVMPAFFPESQAALKKFGSKYGTSSDNLYYNGAFKLTGWSGSNESWTLKQNPHYYDQKSIKLKSIKYLVVKDSTTAHELFEQNKLDEATVTGVTAKELQKDPKLVRQNRAGNYYLRVNLADGHPLSNKKMRQALSLVIDRKSLTKNVLADGSVPAYTYVAKDLTDDPTTEKDFASAHTPKKTYDVKAAQKLWEEGRKEAGLNQKVKLTAVGDDQTVTKNILEFIQSSVQKNLTDVEVTMRNIPAKSASEEVHSGKFDLSKTLWLADFADPISFMTILTKDNPQNYGKYNDSYYDELYKKASTSDLNNQAKYWKLLNDLEERLNETMPVIPLYQMVESHLVNPNLKGVLRHPVGENDYTRAYLK; from the coding sequence ATGAACAAAAAATTATTGGTCACTTTGACAGTTTTCACATCATTAATGTTTACTAGCTGTTCGTCAAACAGTAAAGAAAGCAGTCAACCAACGAAAGATTCAATCACTTTAATGCAAAATGGGGAATTGCAATCTTTAGACGTTTCGGAACATGCCGATTTGATAACATGGAATATGTTAGAAAATACGATGGAAGGGCTCTATAAATCTGGTAAGAATCATCAGCCTGAACCAGCGATTGCGACTAAAGTGGTGCAGCCGACCGATAACGCGACAGTCTACACTTTTCCTTTAAGAAAAGATGCTTTATGGAGTAACGGAGATCCAGTCACGGCGCAAGATTTTGTTGCAGCTTGGCGTCGTTCAGTATCCCCAACAGCAAAATCTGGTTATAACTACATTTTTTCGGGCATCGAAAACGCCGATGCAATTACAACCGGTCAGAAAAAAGTTGAAGAGTTGGGAGTTAAGGCGCTTGACTCTCATACGCTGCAAGTAAAATTGGAACATCCAATGCCATATTTTAATAAAATGATGGTTATGCCCGCCTTTTTCCCAGAAAGTCAGGCGGCTTTGAAGAAATTTGGCAGCAAGTACGGTACTAGTTCAGATAATTTGTACTACAACGGAGCTTTTAAGTTAACAGGCTGGTCAGGTAGTAATGAGAGTTGGACCTTGAAGCAAAATCCGCATTATTACGACCAAAAATCGATTAAGCTCAAAAGTATCAAATATCTCGTGGTAAAAGATTCAACTACCGCACATGAACTTTTTGAACAAAATAAATTGGACGAGGCAACAGTTACGGGTGTCACGGCGAAGGAACTGCAAAAAGATCCGAAATTAGTTCGGCAAAATCGCGCTGGAAATTATTATTTGAGAGTCAATCTAGCCGATGGGCATCCTTTGAGTAACAAAAAAATGCGCCAAGCTCTAAGTCTAGTTATAGATCGTAAATCCTTGACCAAGAATGTTTTAGCTGATGGATCGGTTCCCGCGTATACCTATGTTGCCAAAGATTTGACCGATGATCCAACAACCGAAAAAGATTTTGCGAGCGCACACACGCCTAAGAAAACTTATGACGTCAAGGCTGCTCAGAAATTATGGGAAGAAGGTCGCAAAGAGGCGGGATTGAACCAAAAAGTAAAATTAACTGCAGTTGGTGATGATCAGACGGTTACGAAAAATATTTTGGAATTCATTCAATCATCAGTTCAGAAGAATTTAACAGATGTTGAAGTGACAATGCGAAATATCCCAGCCAAAAGCGCATCAGAAGAAGTTCATAGTGGAAAATTTGATTTAAGTAAAACCCTTTGGTTAGCAGATTTTGCCGATCCGATTAGTTTTATGACAATTTTAACTAAGGATAATCCGCAGAATTATGGTAAATATAACGATTCTTATTACGATGAATTATACAAAAAAGCTTCCACGTCCGATTTAAATAATCAGGCAAAATATTGGAAACTTTTGAACGACTTGGAAGAACGCTTAAACGAAACAATGCCGGTAATCCCGCTGTATCAAATGGTAGAGAGCCACTTAGTGAATCCAAATCTTAAAGGCGTCTTGCGTCATCCGGTGGGGGAAAACGACTATACGAGAGCGTATCTTAAATAG
- a CDS encoding peptide ABC transporter substrate-binding protein, which yields MKKIVSAGIAVLAVLSLSGCSSSKEKSSEEKKEIAIATPAELSTADVSLAMDNQSAEVAEQVNEGLYDFTATGQLKPALADGMPKVSNNGMTYTINLKHDGKWSNGKPVTADDFVYGWQRTVDPKTKSEQAYFLDGVKNYKEVNEGKMDPKEFGIKALGKYKLEIQLDHAIPYFPSIMAMSASFPLNKEFVESQGKKYGTTAKTTLYNGAYVLKGWDGTNDKWTYEKNPHYRDLKNVHLDKIKVTVVKSQQTGVYQYESKDLDLFPISGTEVKNQENNKDLVVRKVPGTYYLSYNTQKTLFSNEKIRQAISMSINFKQLTDKVLQDKSVPATGFVPTGFKNPSTKTDFAKDAGSLNKYDPAKAKELWTKGLSELGMQSAEFSILCSNDDKTKRVVEFLQSQMESHLSNLKISVKTVPFNSRLSAMRSGDFDTVLGGWTPTYADPTDFLNLLKSDNSNNSGKWKDSHYDQLIETANIKYADDPAKRWETMQEANKYVSEKSPLTPLYYLSNVYLINPHLKGVVMGPMGFPYYKNAYWK from the coding sequence ATGAAAAAAATTGTATCTGCGGGAATAGCCGTTTTAGCTGTTCTTAGTTTGAGCGGTTGTAGTAGTAGTAAAGAAAAAAGCAGCGAAGAAAAAAAGGAGATCGCAATCGCGACTCCGGCAGAATTAAGTACGGCTGATGTTTCTTTGGCGATGGACAATCAATCAGCTGAAGTTGCTGAACAAGTGAATGAAGGGTTATATGACTTTACCGCAACTGGTCAATTGAAGCCTGCGTTAGCTGATGGAATGCCGAAAGTGTCGAATAATGGCATGACTTACACCATTAATTTGAAACACGATGGAAAATGGAGTAATGGTAAGCCAGTTACAGCAGATGATTTTGTTTATGGCTGGCAAAGAACGGTTGATCCAAAAACTAAGTCAGAGCAAGCTTACTTCTTAGATGGCGTCAAAAACTATAAAGAAGTCAACGAAGGCAAGATGGATCCCAAAGAGTTTGGGATCAAAGCACTTGGAAAATATAAATTGGAAATCCAATTAGATCATGCAATTCCTTATTTTCCTTCAATCATGGCGATGAGCGCTTCATTTCCACTGAATAAGGAATTTGTTGAATCGCAGGGCAAGAAGTATGGGACTACGGCTAAGACCACGCTCTACAACGGAGCTTACGTGCTAAAAGGCTGGGACGGCACCAACGATAAGTGGACCTATGAGAAGAATCCGCACTATCGCGATCTCAAAAATGTTCATCTTGATAAAATTAAGGTCACGGTTGTGAAGAGCCAGCAAACCGGCGTCTATCAATACGAATCTAAAGATCTAGACCTGTTTCCAATTTCTGGTACAGAAGTCAAGAATCAGGAAAATAACAAGGATTTGGTTGTTCGTAAAGTTCCTGGAACTTATTATCTGTCTTACAACACGCAAAAGACGCTGTTCTCAAATGAGAAAATTAGACAAGCTATTTCGATGTCGATCAACTTCAAACAATTAACAGACAAAGTTCTTCAGGATAAATCAGTGCCAGCAACTGGTTTTGTGCCAACAGGATTTAAAAATCCGAGCACTAAAACTGATTTTGCAAAAGATGCAGGTTCGCTTAATAAATATGATCCTGCTAAAGCTAAAGAGTTATGGACTAAGGGTTTATCCGAGCTAGGGATGCAGTCAGCAGAATTTAGCATTCTTTGCAGTAACGATGATAAGACTAAGCGGGTGGTTGAATTTTTACAATCGCAAATGGAATCGCATTTATCTAATCTGAAAATTTCTGTTAAAACAGTTCCTTTTAACAGTCGTTTATCAGCAATGAGATCGGGTGATTTTGATACAGTGCTTGGTGGCTGGACCCCAACTTATGCTGATCCGACCGACTTTTTGAACCTTTTGAAATCAGATAACAGCAATAATAGCGGCAAATGGAAAGACAGTCACTATGATCAATTAATCGAAACGGCAAATATTAAGTATGCTGATGATCCAGCCAAACGGTGGGAGACGATGCAGGAAGCTAATAAATACGTTTCTGAAAAATCTCCACTTACTCCTTTATACTATCTTTCAAATGTTTATTTGATCAATCCGCATCTTAAAGGCGTCGTGATGGGACCGATGGGCTTCCCTTATTATAAGAACGCTTACTGGAAATAG
- a CDS encoding proline iminopeptidase-family hydrolase gives MDQGSRILTLDNGFHLYTRTVGEGPIKLLCVHGGPGSTHEEFENFGDRLAQYGVEVAMYDQLGSFYSDQPDFQKSENKKYLTIDYFLSELEEVRTKLNWDNFFLLGHSWGGLLAQEYALKYGFHLKGLVIMSMIDNIPEYIEHINFLREQTFSEAEVEYMQDVERHDRFDDPMYNHLVEKLYKIYVMRHPENAPRHLVSTNAKPVYNYFQGDNEFVMVGTLKSWDRRKDTKKITTPTLLTFGDHDTMPLKVARRMHQEIENSRLVLTPDGGHCHSVDNPKAFFQTLGEFLDNVYYGEKL, from the coding sequence ATGGATCAAGGGAGTCGAATTTTAACTTTAGATAATGGGTTTCATCTTTATACGAGAACGGTTGGTGAGGGACCAATTAAGCTGTTATGTGTTCATGGAGGTCCTGGGAGCACACACGAAGAATTTGAGAATTTTGGCGATCGGCTTGCTCAGTATGGAGTTGAAGTTGCAATGTACGATCAATTGGGATCTTTCTATTCAGATCAGCCAGATTTTCAAAAAAGTGAGAATAAAAAATATCTAACTATTGATTATTTTCTATCCGAGTTGGAGGAAGTGAGAACCAAGTTAAATTGGGATAATTTCTTCTTGTTGGGGCATTCGTGGGGCGGATTGTTAGCGCAAGAGTACGCTTTAAAGTATGGATTCCATCTTAAAGGTCTGGTAATTATGAGCATGATTGACAACATTCCAGAATACATTGAACATATTAATTTCCTGCGTGAACAGACTTTTTCAGAAGCAGAAGTTGAATATATGCAAGATGTAGAGAGACACGATCGTTTTGATGATCCAATGTACAACCATCTGGTGGAGAAATTATACAAAATCTATGTGATGAGGCATCCGGAAAATGCGCCGCGGCATTTGGTATCGACGAATGCAAAACCTGTTTACAATTATTTTCAGGGGGATAATGAATTTGTGATGGTTGGGACTTTGAAAAGCTGGGATCGTCGCAAGGATACGAAAAAGATCACAACTCCGACGCTTTTAACCTTTGGGGATCACGATACAATGCCGCTTAAAGTTGCAAGAAGAATGCATCAAGAGATTGAGAACTCGCGGTTAGTTTTAACGCCGGATGGTGGGCATTGCCATAGCGTTGATAATCCAAAGGCATTCTTTCAGACCTTAGGTGAGTTTTTAGACAATGTATACTACGGAGAAAAATTATGA